The Candidatus Auribacterota bacterium genomic sequence GATACGGGAGGTCAAAGAGCTTCTCGGGGTATCCGCGGCAAAAAGCACGTTTATCCTCACCGGCGACAGTTCCCATGGCAACGGCGACCGGCTTGTCGTGAGGATGCGGCCGGTGCTCGGCGTCCTCGCCTTTCTCGCGCACGGGGTGGACGTTCCGCCGGAGGATTTGAAGGCCGGGCTTGTGACCGTCGTCCGGAACCCCGACGGGAGCGAGTATGACTGGAGCAGGGTGACAGGCAAACTGATCCACGTCTATTCCTCGAAGAAAGAGCCGGAGAATGCCTATGTCGCCGTGCGCTACCGCGGCTCGTGGTTCTACATACGGGACGACGACCAGAACTCCAAGGCGACGTTCTACACCGTCTGTCTCCTGTTCCGCCTCCAGGAGGCGCAGCCATCCCAGCCGCTGCCCATCCTCACCATCCCCGTCATCCGCTGATAGATGCGATTTACGTGCCTGACATACCCATTGTAAATGAGGCATCTTTGTAGTGGAAGGCGAGAAGTTATCTTATGAAAAAGAGCCCCAATTTATCACTACTGATAGCGACTGTTCTGGGGTCGATCATAATCGGTTGCGCTCCTCTATACCACCCTTCTACGAAGGCGGGATCAGGAAACAGCGGAGTCCTTCCAAAATCCGTTCATTCCGGGTCAGCAAAAGATTCTTTATCCAGCAGCATGCGGATATACATGATCGATGTGGGTCAGGGAGACTCCGCACTCGTGATCTTCCCGGATGGTCGGACGATGCTCATCGACGCGGGGGAGGAGTCGGCGGGGCGAAACATAACGGATCTCCTCGGCCGGCTGGGAATCAGAAAGCTGGACATCCTCGTCGCATCCCATGCCCATCCCGACCATGTGGGCGGGTTCTCGACGGTGATTTCCGGGGGCTATGCCGACTCCTCCACGATGGCATATGGCTGTGCGGATGGATCGTGGGACGAGATAACGTGGCACGGAATTAATCTCGGGGATGTTATCTATAGCAGCGAAGGCGCGACGGCCACGTGTTACGCGGTGAATGGTCATATCATCGGGGGGGCATACGTTGATCCGGAGAGGAATAAAAACGCCAAAAGCATCGTCCTGGACATCAAGTTCAAGGGATTCGACTACCTGACGGGGGGGGATCTTACAGGCTCCGGGAATCATCCCGACGTCGAAGACCCCGTTGGGGACGCTCTCGCCGCCAGGGGAGTGCATATCGATGTGTACAAGGTCCACCATCATGGCAGCAGATACAGCTCCAATCTCTATTTCCTCCGGAAGATAATGCCCGAGTTCGCAATGATCTCTGTAGGGGACGGGAATAAATTCAGGCATCCCACCCGCGGCGCGATAAATAGGCTTAACGATTCCGGGGTCCGCGTGGAGAAAATCTTCCAAACGGAAAAGGGCGCCGGCGGGACCGCGCCAAACGTCACCGTGGCCAACGGCCAGGTCGTAATCACCACCGATGGCGCTCACTATAGTTTTACCAATGAAGGTCCCGAAAGCACCACGTTTTCTTATGGCCCCTATCCTGTGGATGAATATGTACCCCTGTGGCCCATGTTTCACCATGACACGGGCAGTTTGGCCGGGGATACTTATTCAGGCCGGCAAACTGGAACCATCGCACGGAGCTACGCAACACAGGGTTTGGGGAATACGAGTTCGTCCAGATTAAATGTGGTCCGTTCTATGCAATTGACAAGTCTGGCGTCACGGCATTAAATATCAAGATTAAAGACTTGACCCCAGGTTACTCTCCATGACTAACTACGACCAAAAGCGATGCTATATCCTTGGTGCCGGTGCTTCGTGTGATGCACACCATCCGCTTGTTGAGAAAATTATTACCCATTTTGACTCTTGGCTGTGTAGGCGCGATGCGTCGGAGTTTAGAGATAAACAAGGAAAAAGTAATGAAGTGTTGCGTAACTGTTAAAACTGGACTCTTCGGAACATTTAAAACCGAACTGTTTTAGCGTTGCGTATAAAATGTCGCAACTTTCTCTTCGCCAATGTAGATAGAGAGTTTTTCACCCGGCTTTTCACACACTGTAACATGTACATTCCTAGCCGAATGCAGTTTATACTTATTCCCTCGGTACGAAAGAGTTCCGTATCCGTCGACTGTACGGGGACATTTAAAAGCGGACACATGGTCCCAGTCTGTCTTTTCGGGAACTGGCCTAAGCTGGCATCGGTCATCTAAAAGAGCCTGGTTCCAACGCTTCAATGGAATTTCCCCTGTCTCATCATGGATGCGCTCGGTATTGTAGTAATTGATGACCTCCTCAACCACCTCCTGCCCTTCGGGGATCTTAGCGGCCTTGCGCTTTGAGCAAAGATAAGGAACTCGCGCCTGAAGATATTTAAACTTATTCTCGATCTTCCCCTTGGCTCGGGCAGTCGGTGCAAACCAAAGGTGGATACCCAACGCCGCCATCATCATGCTAAATTGAGTTTCACCCTCGACACCCATTGTCTGGCTTCTATGCACGCTCTTATTCTTAAATTTAAAAGTGAAGATGCTGTGTTGATCCAGATACCATATCGCGGGAAGCCCATACTTCCGGCACACCGCCTCCGCATGAACCATATGCTCCCATGCACCACCATGCTCAACCAAAGTCCCCTTCACGATAAGGCGAGAATGATCATCAACCGTGGCAATTAAACTCAGCTCTTCCCCTAACCGCGGAATCCATATATGCTGCGAGTCATCATGTTGATACATCATCCCGATAGAGCCCATCTCAAACTGCCGATAGGGCTTTGCCACTTTCTCTTGTGGTAGAACGTAGTAACCATGCCGGAGTGCAAAACGGCGGATGCTATTACGATGTATCCGGTGCTCCAGCTTTTTATGAGCTTCTTCTGCAATAACTTCAAAGTTAAACTTCCTCTCGTTCGGAGGAAGGCTTCGAATAAATTGCAGCTCGGAATGTAAAAAATCTTGGTCCTGACGCCCAAGCTCGCGATTGGGTTTGCGACGTGCTGTATAAAGATAAAACTCTTTACTGCCATCCCTTGTGTTTAGATATCTCCTGTAAAGCTCATAAAATCTGCTCTTACTGATCTCAAGATAATTGCAGGTTTCTTGGCGTGATATCCGTCCCCCTTGATATTCGACTAATAAGGCCTTCACAGTGCCCATGGGAACTCGTTTGTGCAACTGCTGCTTCATGGCAGCCTCCTTTCATCATGAGGCTACCAATAACACAATAATTAG encodes the following:
- a CDS encoding MBL fold metallo-hydrolase produces the protein MIDVGQGDSALVIFPDGRTMLIDAGEESAGRNITDLLGRLGIRKLDILVASHAHPDHVGGFSTVISGGYADSSTMAYGCADGSWDEITWHGINLGDVIYSSEGATATCYAVNGHIIGGAYVDPERNKNAKSIVLDIKFKGFDYLTGGDLTGSGNHPDVEDPVGDALAARGVHIDVYKVHHHGSRYSSNLYFLRKIMPEFAMISVGDGNKFRHPTRGAINRLNDSGVRVEKIFQTEKGAGGTAPNVTVANGQVVITTDGAHYSFTNEGPESTTFSYGPYPVDEYVPLWPMFHHDTGSLAGDTYSGRQTGTIARSYATQGLGNTSSSRLNVVRSMQLTSLASRH